GACAAACATCCTCCCATTATTCTGCATTTCAATGAATTTGCCACTAAGATGGTGAAAAGCTCCAATGGTATCACCGAAAAACGTTTTGCCATCAAAACGGAGATATTAATTTTCAAGAAAACTTACCGCATCGAACTCACCTTAACCGAAAGAGGCTCTATGAGGTTTCCTGTGTTATTGGGTAGAAAGTTCATAACAAGAAAGTTTATCATTGATACTTCCAAAAAGGATTTATCATTTAAAAACATAAAAATTAAACTCAAACAAACATGAAGATTGTTGTTTTATCAAGAAATCCCCATTTATATTCTACTAAAAGAGTTATTGAAGCTGGAGAAAGCAGAGGACATGAAATGGTGATTGTGGATCATACCAAGTGTGATATTATCATTGAAAAGAAAAAACCTGCCATTATTTATAAACATGAACTTCTGACAGGTGTAGATGCGGTTATTCCCAGAATCGGGGCTTCGGTAACTTTCTTTGGCACAGCAGTAGTGCGTCAATTCGAGATGATGAAAGTATTTACAGCCGTAGAATCACAAGCTTTGATGCGTTCAAGGGATAAATTGAGAAGTTTGCAGGTTTTATCAAGAGCAGGCTTGGGTTTGCCGAAAACGGTTTTTACCAACTATTCGAAAAACGTAGAAGATGTAATCAAACAGGTAGGAGGTGCGCCATTGGTTATCAAACTATTGGAAGGTACACAGGGTTTGGGAGTTGTATTAGCGGAAAATGACAATGCAGCAGAATCTGTATTGGAAGCCTTCAATGGCCTACAAGCGAGGGTAATTGTACAAGAGTTTATCAAAGAAGCAATGGGCGCCGATATTCGGGCT
This window of the Chitinophagales bacterium genome carries:
- a CDS encoding RimK/LysX family protein, which encodes MKKLLGRTDIVDFPKLDLFGVEVKIDTGAYTSSIHCHSIKVIDNVLQCQFVDSESDKHPPIILHFNEFATKMVKSSNGITEKRFAIKTEILIFKKTYRIELTLTERGSMRFPVLLGRKFITRKFIIDTSKKDLSFKNIKIKLKQT
- the rimK gene encoding 30S ribosomal protein S6--L-glutamate ligase; its protein translation is MKIVVLSRNPHLYSTKRVIEAGESRGHEMVIVDHTKCDIIIEKKKPAIIYKHELLTGVDAVIPRIGASVTFFGTAVVRQFEMMKVFTAVESQALMRSRDKLRSLQVLSRAGLGLPKTVFTNYSKNVEDVIKQVGGAPLVIKLLEGTQGLGVVLAENDNAAESVLEAFNGLQARVIVQEFIKEAMGADIRAFVVDGVVVGSMKRQGKKGEFRSNLHRGGTAEIIQLTEDEENAAIKAAKVMGLGVAGVDMLQSARGPLILEVNSSPGLEGIEKATGSDIAKKIIRYVERNV